One genomic segment of Paraburkholderia phymatum STM815 includes these proteins:
- a CDS encoding sulfite exporter TauE/SafE family protein translates to MNDLFLVAGAGLVAGGMNALAGGGSFVTLPALIAAGVPSVQANASSTVALYPGGLASAWAYRDGLGPIGSVRLRALVVITLIGGIAGALLLLLTPSKTFDFVVPWLLLIATLALAFGRRFGEWMRQRWHIGQMAVLVIQFALGVYGGYFGGAVGIMMMAVWGLLDSRELKLLNAPRTLLVSAANTMAVVAFVIAHAVHWPETIVMLIGATLGGYGGAQVGRRAPANVIRYGTLLLTACITIAFFVRAYRSAR, encoded by the coding sequence TGAACGCGCTGGCGGGCGGCGGCTCTTTCGTCACGCTACCTGCGCTGATCGCAGCAGGCGTGCCTTCGGTTCAGGCGAACGCTTCGAGTACCGTTGCGCTGTATCCGGGCGGACTCGCGAGCGCCTGGGCGTATCGCGACGGGCTCGGGCCGATCGGTTCCGTGCGGCTGCGCGCGCTGGTCGTCATCACGCTCATCGGTGGCATAGCGGGCGCGCTGCTGTTGCTGCTCACGCCTTCGAAGACTTTCGATTTCGTCGTGCCCTGGCTGTTGCTCATCGCGACGCTCGCGCTTGCATTCGGCCGGCGTTTCGGCGAATGGATGCGACAGCGCTGGCACATCGGGCAAATGGCTGTCCTCGTGATCCAGTTCGCGCTCGGCGTGTATGGCGGTTATTTCGGCGGCGCGGTCGGCATCATGATGATGGCCGTGTGGGGACTGCTCGACAGCCGCGAACTCAAGCTGCTCAATGCGCCACGGACGCTGCTGGTGAGCGCCGCCAATACGATGGCCGTGGTCGCGTTCGTCATTGCGCACGCAGTGCACTGGCCCGAGACCATCGTCATGCTGATCGGCGCGACGCTCGGCGGATACGGCGGTGCACAGGTGGGCCGCCGCGCGCCCGCAAACGTCATTCGCTACGGCACATTGCTGTTGACGGCCTGCATCACGATAGCGTTTTTCGTACGCGCCTACCGTTCAGCAAGATGA
- a CDS encoding nitroreductase — translation MNVSEAVTSRKSVRQFLATPVAPDVIRRVLATAARSPSGGNLQPWHIHVVGGDALVRLKHVMRERVADAPGGEKTEYDVYPPNLHSPYRERRFQVGEDLYRSIGIERENRPARLAQFARNFAFFDAPLALFCTVDRRMGPPQWSDLGMFMQTVMLLLREEGLHSCAQESWAQYPTTIGAFLDLPADRMLFSGMAIGYEDTSAAINQWRAQRAPLDEFAQFIGI, via the coding sequence GTGAACGTCAGTGAAGCCGTTACCAGCCGCAAATCCGTCCGCCAGTTTCTTGCCACGCCCGTCGCACCCGACGTGATCCGCCGCGTGCTCGCCACGGCTGCGCGCTCGCCTTCGGGCGGCAATCTGCAACCGTGGCACATCCACGTGGTGGGCGGCGATGCGCTGGTGCGTCTCAAGCACGTCATGCGCGAGCGCGTCGCGGATGCGCCCGGCGGCGAAAAAACGGAATACGACGTCTATCCACCGAACCTTCATTCGCCATATCGAGAGCGGCGCTTTCAGGTTGGCGAGGATCTTTATCGGAGCATCGGCATTGAACGCGAGAATCGTCCAGCGCGCCTGGCGCAGTTCGCGCGCAACTTCGCGTTTTTCGACGCACCGCTCGCGCTGTTCTGCACCGTCGACCGCCGGATGGGACCGCCGCAATGGTCCGATCTCGGCATGTTCATGCAGACGGTGATGCTGCTGTTGCGCGAGGAAGGATTGCACAGTTGCGCGCAGGAATCGTGGGCGCAATATCCCACGACGATCGGCGCGTTTCTCGATCTGCCCGCCGACCGCATGCTGTTCAGCGGCATGGCGATCGGCTACGAAGACACGAGTGCCGCGATCAACCAGTGGCGCGCGCAGCGCGCGCCTTTGGATGAGTTCGCGCAATTCATCGGCATCTGA
- a CDS encoding DUF6632 domain-containing protein, whose protein sequence is MNHAARIAYLRIALIGIGLIALVCFYPLMIVWPSGWAWHTGYSDYPLMIVGIYATLGVFLLIAARNPLEHLSLIWFTVWSSVVHGTIMAVQSLMHDEHRGHLLGDVPALFIVAIVLAVLTPRGETARTLRRAAWLKSSC, encoded by the coding sequence ATGAATCACGCTGCACGCATCGCGTATCTGCGCATCGCGCTCATCGGCATCGGACTGATCGCGCTCGTCTGCTTCTATCCGTTGATGATCGTATGGCCGTCCGGGTGGGCGTGGCATACGGGCTACTCGGACTACCCGCTGATGATCGTCGGCATTTACGCGACGCTCGGCGTGTTCCTGCTGATCGCCGCGCGCAATCCGCTCGAGCATCTGAGCCTGATCTGGTTCACCGTGTGGTCCAGTGTCGTGCACGGCACGATCATGGCCGTGCAGTCGCTGATGCATGACGAGCATCGCGGCCATTTGCTCGGCGACGTGCCCGCGCTGTTCATCGTCGCGATCGTGCTGGCCGTGCTCACGCCGCGAGGCGAAACGGCACGCACGCTGCGCCGTGCAGCGTGGCTGAAGTCATCTTGCTGA
- a CDS encoding GAF domain-containing protein — protein sequence MFEATINTALPKAEFYRELTSQARSLLEGESNQIANAANLSALIFHSLPQVNWAGFYFALDGELVIGPFQGKPACVRIPMGRGVCGRAAQALETQVVPDVDAFPGHIACDSASRSEIVIPLQKANGELVGVLDIDSPVLERFDDEDRRGLEELAKIFVASLR from the coding sequence ATGTTCGAAGCTACCATCAATACAGCGCTGCCCAAGGCCGAGTTCTATCGGGAACTGACGTCGCAGGCGCGCTCGTTGCTCGAAGGCGAATCGAATCAGATCGCCAATGCAGCGAATCTGTCGGCGCTGATCTTTCACAGCCTGCCGCAAGTGAACTGGGCGGGTTTCTATTTCGCGCTAGACGGCGAACTGGTCATCGGTCCGTTTCAGGGCAAGCCCGCCTGTGTGCGCATTCCGATGGGCCGCGGCGTATGCGGTCGTGCCGCGCAAGCGCTTGAGACGCAAGTCGTGCCCGATGTCGATGCGTTCCCCGGACATATCGCGTGCGATTCGGCGTCGCGCTCGGAGATCGTGATTCCGCTGCAGAAGGCGAACGGCGAACTGGTCGGCGTGCTCGATATCGACAGTCCCGTGCTTGAACGTTTCGACGACGAAGACCGGCGCGGGCTCGAAGAACTCGCGAAGATCTTCGTCGCGTCGCTGCGCTGA